From the Thermococcus sp. genome, the window GTAGGTTTCCAAGGATTTCCACGTAGAGCATGTTTTCTCCTTTTCGGGTGGGTTTTTAAGGGTTTCACAGCCTCTTCGATAGTATCCTTGACTTTTTGGTCGCCGCATCTACGGCCTTCATAACGGCCGTTCTTATTTTGCCCTCCTCAAGTTCAAAAACGCCGTCTATGGTAGTCCCTCCGGGGGTTATGACCCACTCCCTGACCTCAGCTGGGTGGGCTTTTGTTTCCATGAGAAGCTTTGCCGTTCCGAGGAGCGTCTGAAGTGATGCCCTCTTTGCCAGGTCCCTCGGAAGGCCGACGCGCAGGCCACCGTAGACCATGGCCTCAAGGAAAACCGTAACGTAGGCCGGCCCAGAGCCACTTAGCCCGGTTATGGCGTCCATATGCTCCTCCTCAATTCTCACGCAGTCACCGAAGGTTCTCAGGAGTTTTTCAACCGTTTCTATGTCCTCTCCCTTGAGGTCAGTTGAATAGGCCGTGAAGGATTCGCCGACCAAGATTGCTATGTTGGGCATTGCCCTGACGAACTTTGCATTGGCGAGTCTTTTCAGCTCCCTGAGGGATATTCCCGCAACGACAGAAATCACGAGCTTCCCTTCAATCAGGTCAGAGACCTCCTCAAGAACTTCCCCGACCTTGTTAGGTTTCACCGCTATGAAGACCACATCTGCCCCTTCAACTGCCTTCCTGTTGTCGGAGATAACCTCTATCCCCATCTCCGCCAGTTCCTTTGCCTTTTCAACCCTTCTCCTCGTGGCCGTGACTTCATATCCTGCCTTTTTGAGGGCCTTTGCTATCGCACCCCCTATTGTTCCGGCACCCACAACGGCAACCCTCATCTCAACACCTCCAGTAAATTCTCAACAAAAACCGAAACGTTCTCGACGTCCCTTCCGACCATAATGAAGTCAAAATCCCCGTATTTTCTCCGGTAGTTCTCG encodes:
- the proC gene encoding pyrroline-5-carboxylate reductase, whose amino-acid sequence is MRVAVVGAGTIGGAIAKALKKAGYEVTATRRRVEKAKELAEMGIEVISDNRKAVEGADVVFIAVKPNKVGEVLEEVSDLIEGKLVISVVAGISLRELKRLANAKFVRAMPNIAILVGESFTAYSTDLKGEDIETVEKLLRTFGDCVRIEEEHMDAITGLSGSGPAYVTVFLEAMVYGGLRVGLPRDLAKRASLQTLLGTAKLLMETKAHPAEVREWVITPGGTTIDGVFELEEGKIRTAVMKAVDAATKKSRILSKRL